The Humulus lupulus chromosome 3, drHumLupu1.1, whole genome shotgun sequence genome window below encodes:
- the LOC133824637 gene encoding protein FAR1-RELATED SEQUENCE 5-like, producing the protein MEIDKADGSKRKTSITRTGCQASFRVVMMGDEGPWICKEFQPLHNHDKATLDELRFLRSNRSVLETLVAQVRSMNQVGIRTSHIISHLTMQSGGYKRMPCQLRDVYHKVAHVKRQEKRCTDSDGALGYLDCMSKRDPNFFIQYQCDVDNKLGNLLWADGYSRRDFIAFGEVIGFDTTYMTNKYNKPLTIILGVNHHFKTCIFGMELLNSEDEQTYFWLLEKFIECHNHVTPKVVMTDGDGAIKNAVLKYFPNATHRLCAWHLYTNALKFSKDPRFLQGFQDGMYNYYTIEEFMQKWGELIHNFDLHSSQWCTNTYHSRHSWAETYLRGKFVAGMRTNQRCESMNSSIKKFLHASYSLREFVTSIDVAMTKLRHVERENDYNSRHSSPPIPGPKNALKTYHEQCAKLYTRNMYYKVADQIKAEHAYFVNNCEDNGESFSYSLSKFQHEDRVYNVHYHPREETFTCHCLLFETDDYPCRHIWAVMKYRHMKIVPQSLLLKRWSKNAKADLPIELKQHSTEKQQLFEMARQASFALDTKLLSYYASKSEQSYTKAKQEVATLTAMFKDAVPLESNTGDSDSGRYQTYQENENITRDPTPCRTKGSAYARNNRDNVTIDMSDGAVKTKRKCSNCYSADHNRRTCPQLVVLPLPHSQQPSPSKRA; encoded by the coding sequence ATGGAAATTGACAAGGCCGATGGGAGCAAACGAAAAACATCTATTACTAGGACTGGTTGCCAAGCTAGTTTTCGAGTCGTAATGATGGGCGATGAGGGTCCGTGGATTTGCAAGGAATTCCAACCTCTGCACAACCATGACAAGGCAACATTAGATGAGTTGCGATTTCTGAGATCAAACCGTTCCGTGTTAGAAACCCTAGTTGCTCAAGTGAGGTCAATGAACCAAGTTgggataagaacttcacacatcaTCTCCCACTTGACAATGCAGTCTGGTGGGTACAAAAGGATGCCTTGCCAGCTACGAGACGTTTACCACAAGGTCGCCCATGTCAAAAGACAAGAGAAAAGATGTACAGATTCAGATGGTGCTTTGGGATATTTGGATTGTATGTCAAAGAGGGATCCAAATTTCTTCATTCAATATCAATGTGATGTGGACAACAAATTGGGGAACCTATTATGGGCGGACGGATATTCTCGACGGGATTTCATCGCATTCGGTGAGGTTATTGGATTTGACACAACATATATgacaaacaaatataataaaccCCTGACAATTATTTTGGGCGTCAATCATCATTTCAAGACCTGCATATTTGGAATGGAACTGCTTAACTCCGAGGATGAGCAAACTTACTTTTGGTTGCTTGAAAAATTTATTGAATGCCACAATCATGTAACACCAAAGGTTGTGATGACAGATGGAGATGGAGCTATCAAAAATGCTGTCTTGAAGTACTTCCCAAATGCAACTCATCGGTTGTGTGCGTGGCACCTGTATACCAACgctttaaaattttcaaaagacCCCCGATTCTTACAAGGATTTCAAGATGGCATGTACAACTATTACACAATAGAGGAATTCATGCAAAAATGGGGGGAATTAATACACAATTTTGACCTCCATTCTAGCCAATGGTGCACCAACACTTATCACAGTCGTCATTCATGGGCAGAGACATACCTAAGAGGGAAATTTGTCGCCGGAATGCGGACCAACCAAAGATGTGAGTCCATGAattcaagtattaaaaaattcCTACATGCAAGTTATAGTCTCCGTGAATTCGTTACCTCGATTGACGTTGCTATGACAAAGTTGAGGCACGTCGAGAGAGAAAATGATTACAATAGTCGACACAGTAGTCCTCCAATACCaggtcccaaaaatgctcttaagaCGTACCATGAGCAGTGTGCCAAATTATACACTAGAAATATGTACTATAAAGTGGCTGATCAAATCAAAGCGGAACATGCGTACTTTGTCAACAATTGTGAAGACAACGGTGAATCATTCTCCTACAGTTTGTCAAAGTTCCAACATGAGGATAGAGTGTACAACGTTCATTACCACCCACGAGAGGAGACATTCACCTGCCACTGCTTGCTTTTTGAGACAGACGACTATCCGTGTAGACATATTTGGGCCGTAATGAAATACCGTCATATGAAGATAGTACCACAGTCTCTCCTGCTGAAACGGTGGAGTAAGAATGCAAAAGCAGACCTCCCCATCGAACTAAAGCAACACTCCACAGAAAAGCAACAGTTATTTGAAATGGCTAGGCAGGCATCCTTCGCTTTGGATACAAAATTGTTGAGCTATTACGCTTCCAAGTCTGAGCAATCTTACACCAAAGCGAAACAAGAAGTGGCAACACTAACTGCAATGTTCAAGGATGCAGTTCCATTGGAATCAAACACCGGTGACAGCGACTCGGGACGATATCAAACCTATCAAGAAAATGAAAACATTACCAGGGACCCAACACCTTGTAGAACTAAAGGATCCGCCTATGCAAGAAACAATAGGGACAATGTTACGATAGATATGTCGGATGGAGCCGTTAAAACTAAAAGGAAGTGTTCGAACTGTTATTCTGCAGACCACAATCGAAGAACATGCCCTCAGCTGGTCGTTCTACCGCTTCCTCACAGTCAACAACCCTCACCAAGTAAGAGAGCTTAG